From Triticum urartu cultivar G1812 chromosome 2, Tu2.1, whole genome shotgun sequence, a single genomic window includes:
- the LOC125534188 gene encoding protein FLOWERING LOCUS T-like gives MSRDPLIVGRIVGDIVDYFDASARLRVLYSYREITNGSELRPSQVANQPTVQITGRPGSLYTLVMVDPDVPSPSDPSQREYLHWLVTDIPERGDVSCGTEVVPYERPQPTAGIHRVAFVVFRQAARQAIYAPGWRSNFVTRDIAECYSLGAPVAAAYFNCQREGSCGGRRYR, from the exons ATGTCGAGGGATCCGCTGATCGTCGGAAGGATCGTCGGCGACATCGTCGACTACTTCGACGCGTCGGCGCGGCTGAGGGTGCTGTACAGCTACCGCGAGATCACCAATGGGTCCGAGCTGAGGCCGTCGCAGGTGGCGAACCAGCCGACGGTGCAGATCACAGGACGGCCCGGATCACTCTACACGCTG GTGATGGTAGACCCTGACGTACCTAGTCCAAGCGATCCTTCCCAACGGGAGTACCTCCACTG GTTGGTCACAGACATACCAGAACGAGGTGACGTCAGCTGTG GAACTGAGGTGGTGCCGTACGAGAGACCGCAGCCGACGGCGGGGATCCACCGTGTGGCGTTCGTGGTGTTCCGGCAGGCGGCGCGGCAGGCGATCTACGCACCAGGGTGGCGCTCCAACTTCGTAACCAGGGACATTGCGGAGTGCTACAGCCTCGGCGCTCCGGTCGCCGCCGCCTACTTCAACTGCCAGAGGGAGGGCAGCTGCGGTGGCCGGAGGTACCGGTGA